GGCGAGAACGTGGGCCATGGAGTCGCCGGTGACCGGCGTGAGCAGCACGCCGTTGCGGTAGTGGCCCGTGGCGAGCAGCAGGCCCGGCAGGGCGGTCGGGCCGAGGATCGGGGCGTTGTCGGGGGAGCAGGGGCGCAGGCCCGCGCGGGTCTCCGTGAGCGGCAGCTCTGTGATGCCGGGCACCAGCTCGTGGGCGTCGCGCAGCAGCTCGTACACGCCGCCCGCCGTGACCGTCGTGTCCCAGCCGAGCTCCTCGCTGGTGGCCCCGACGACGAGTTCGCCGTTGACCCGGGGCACCAGATAGAGGTTGCCGCCGCGTACGACGGCGCGCACGGTGCGGCTCAGGAACGGCGCGTGCACCTTCGGCACGGTCAGGCGCAGGACCTGCCCCTTCACCGGGCGTACCGGCGGCAGCACGTCGTCCGGGACTCCGGCGAGGCGGCCGCTGAGGCTGCCGCCGGCGAGGACGACCTGGTCCGCGTTGAGACCGGTGCCGTCGGCGAGGACCACGCCGCGCGCGCCCTCGCGGACGACTGTCAGCCGCTCGGCCCACTGCCGGTGGAACCGCACCCCGGCCCGCTCGCAGGCCGCGACAAGGGCCTTCGCGAGGCGTCTCGGGTCGATCTGGTGATCACCGTCGACGCGCAGGCCGCCCCGCACGGACGGGGCCAGCATCGGTTCGAGGCGCCGGCACTCACGGCCCGACAGCCACTCCGACTCCAGGCCCGACTTGCGCTGGAGGGCGTGCAGTTCCCGAAGGTGCGCGCGGTCGTCCGCGTCGAGCGCGACGGCGAGGGTGCCGCACGCGCGGTAGCCGAGGTCGAGCCCGGTGGCCTCGGAGAGCTCGGCCGCGAACGCCGGATAGCGGCGCGCGGACTCCACGTTGAGCCCGAGGAGGGTCTGTTCGGCCTCTCCGTAGTGCAGTTCGGTGACGGCGGCGAGCATCCCGGCCGCCACCTGCGCGGCCCCGCCGCCCGGTTCGGGGTCCACGACCGCGGTGCGCAGCCCGCGCTGCGCGGCCCGCCACGCGGTGACGAGACCGATGATCCCCCCGCCCACGACCAGGACGTCGGAACCTTCTGAAGTACGCGACATGGGCGTCCAGCCCCTCCCTTCGCCGGCATGACCCGGATCAGGTTCGTACGGTCGGAGGCCGTCACAGCCTCCCTCTCAGCCCGGTACGTCCGGGCTCCCGCGAGTGCTTTACGGTGGCCAGCCTAAACCGTTGCCCCGACCTCCAGTAAGGGAGCCCGCCCGCATGGCCCGCTCGCTCGACGGACTCGTCCTCGCCCCGGTCGCCGACCAGGCCCCCGGACAGGTGGGTACGCGGACGCGGTTCACGTACCACGAGGAGGACGGCCGGATCTGGGCCGAGTACGCGGGCGGGGACGTCGTGCGCGGCCACCTCGTGGGCATCCGTGAGGGCGACCGGATCGACTTCAGGTAC
The DNA window shown above is from Streptomyces sp. NBC_01445 and carries:
- the thiO gene encoding glycine oxidase ThiO, which translates into the protein MSRTSEGSDVLVVGGGIIGLVTAWRAAQRGLRTAVVDPEPGGGAAQVAAGMLAAVTELHYGEAEQTLLGLNVESARRYPAFAAELSEATGLDLGYRACGTLAVALDADDRAHLRELHALQRKSGLESEWLSGRECRRLEPMLAPSVRGGLRVDGDHQIDPRRLAKALVAACERAGVRFHRQWAERLTVVREGARGVVLADGTGLNADQVVLAGGSLSGRLAGVPDDVLPPVRPVKGQVLRLTVPKVHAPFLSRTVRAVVRGGNLYLVPRVNGELVVGATSEELGWDTTVTAGGVYELLRDAHELVPGITELPLTETRAGLRPCSPDNAPILGPTALPGLLLATGHYRNGVLLTPVTGDSMAHVLATGELPEAARPFTPRRFGAVPAPVSVEQPV